TCCCGACCCGGCCGCGGACGATGAACCGGACGCGCCGCCGGGAGTATCGCCGGAATCGCAGCCGCTGACACATAATGCAACGCACCACAGCCCCGCATGCAGCAAAAGAAATTCAACGCCGCGAATTCTGCCTGTTCGATTCACTCGGTTACTCCGCCATCGGTCGTGATCGTCCGGTCCCTGCAACTATAGCAATCGCCGGCAGCACGGCCAAAGTGAACCGCCGCTCCGGCCGCCTTTCCTGCGCGGCCTTTCCTGCGCTGCGCGCATGGTCTGCCGTGCCGAACACCGTGCGTCTACTCGTTATCTCGTCAACTCGTTCCAGGGCTCCTGCCCTGGAACGCCATGCCTGGCAGGCTCTGCCTGCCGTTCATCGCGGAGCCCCGCAGCATCGTTCGACCAGCCTGCGCTGTCCGCGCAGCCCATTCGAAGCCTGGCGCCGGGCCGACAGGCAGGCCGCCATCTGACGTTTCGACCCCGCGTTCGCATCACGAGCTGCGCGTCTTCGACATTCCCGTCGGTTGTTGGCTATCCTTTACAGGCGATGGCCTGCGGTCGAAGTATCGATCTCGCAGCCGAACGAAAGAACCGCTGACATGACCACTTCATCGCAAACGCCTGGAACCGCACCGTCCGGTGATGCTCCGTCGCCAACACCCGGCGGAGGTGGCGGTCTGCGTCCATGGATGACGGGACTTGGTGCCATCGTCGTCGTCGCGATCGCTGCGGTAGTGTTCACGCAGCAGGCTCCGGAGCCCCGCCGGACAGACCGTGAAGCGGCCGATACCGGCGTTGACAGGAATACGGCCGCCCCGGAATCCGATCTTCCGTTTATCGACCGAAATCCCGGTTACCGGGGCATTCAGAGTTGTGTGCCCTGCCATCAGGAACGTGTCGCCGAATTTCAGCAGACGAATCATTTCCGGACGTGTCGAATTCCCCGGGTCGAAGATATGCCTCCGGCGTTTTCGGATTCCGGCATACAGTTTTCTGCCAGGTTTCCGGACACGCGGTTTCGATTGCAGCAGATCGGTGAGGAATTCTTTCAGACCACGATCCACGACACAGCAAACGGTGAACAAAGCCTGCTGACTCGCATCGACCTGGTCTACGGAGCCGGCCAGACGGACGACATTTACCTGGCATGGGATGACGACGACCGCATGCACGAACTTCCGATTGCGTGGCTGTGGCCGTTTGGCCGCCTGGGAGCCAGCCATTTTCTGCACGAAAACGGGACCGGAGATTATTCGCGGGCGATGACCGTGCGGTGTCTGGAATGCCACAGCACCTGGGTTCAGTACGAACCGGGAACCGTGAATCTGTACCGGCGATCCACGGCACTGGTCGGTGTCACGTGCGAAAACTGTCATGGTCCCGCCGACAAGCACATTGCCTGGCACGAAAGCCACCCGAATTCCGAAATCGCGGAAGCCATTATTCTGCCGAGTGCTCTGGACCGCGAACGGCGGATTGAAGTCTGCACGCATTGCCACAGCAACGCCGTCACTCACCGCCAGCCTCCGTTTTCCTGGCAGCCCGGTGAGCCGCTGGATGAGTACTACCGCACTCAGATCATTTCGAACCCGGAAGACGATCACGTCGCCAATCAGATTCCGCATCTGAGGCAAAGCGCGTGCTTCATCAACAGCCCGGAAATGACGTGCATCACCTGTCACGATCCGCATCACCGTCAGCCGGCCGGCCGGTCAAAGTCGGAATCGTGCATGCAGTGCCACGAACTTCATGACTGCGGCGAACAGGCCCGGCTGCCTGCTGACATCGCGGGCAACTGCGTCGACTGTCACATGGCGCGACGCATCAAGATCAACGTGAAGTTCGACATGGGCGATGACAACTTTGTTCCCGCAACGTCGCGTTCACGCCACGACATCACCATCGATCCCGTCGCGCGCGACGAAACGCTGCTGAAGTGGCATCGGGCGAATTCTGACCGGGACGGCGAATCCGCTGAAGTGGCGGAACTGACAGGACGACTGCTGCAACACTGGCGGGCTCAGGCGGAAGCTCATGAAACGGACGACCGGTTTCTGGCCGCCATCGCGGATGTGCGCGAAGCGATCGTCGTCCGCGATTCACCGGAGCTGCAACAGGAACTGAAGCGACTGGTGGAGATTCAGACGAAGCTCTACGACGACTGGGGACTGGCGCTGCATCTGATCGTGAACAATCGCCTTGACGAAGCGCTGGCGGCGCTGGACAAAATCCTGGCGGTGCGGCCGAATGATGCCGAAGCACACAGCAAAGCCGGCACGATTTACGCGATCAGGGGACAGGTGGAACAGGCGACTCGCCATCTTCAGGCCGCGACGGAAAACGATCCGAACAACGCTGAAGGGTTCGGAGTTCAGGGCCGGCTCGCCTGGATCGGCGGACGGTTCCAGGAAGCGTTCGACTTCTGGAAGCTTGCCGAAGAGATCGAACCGTTCAATGCACAGATTCAGTTCGATCTGGGGCTTGCTCTGCTGCGGCTGAACCGACCGTCGGAAGCTCTGGAATACGTCCGGCGAGCGAGTTCCATCGACCCGACTCGGGACGATATCCGCGACGCATTGAATCAGATGGAAATTCGCTCCGGCGATTCGCCGCAAACCGAATGACAGGGGCCTCCGGGACATCGGCGACCGCGGCCGTTTCATCGTCGAACCTCCCTGGCTTCGACGGGAGCGGACAAGCCCGGATTATTCACGGGTTGGTGCGACGGGACTCCGATCCTGTCGAAATGCAGCGACGGGGATCGGAGTCCCGTCGTACAGTGTGCATTTCGCCGACTCGACATGACCAGCGTTTTCCAGACGCTTTACGTCAGGAAATTCTGAACGCGTGAATGATTCGGGTTCGCGTTTTGGTCGACCGTTGGCAGATATTCGAATGCATTCGAATCTCCGGTCCGCTCAGCGCAGCATTCGGGGCAAGTCTGGTTGCCGACGGAGGCGCTGTCAGGGCAGTTCCGGCGGCGTGATGTCCGGCGCTTTGCCCGTCAGAGATTTCAGGAAAGCGACGATCGCATCGATTTCCGAGAAACTGCGGCTTCGCAGAGCAGACGTGTCCGGCCGCAGTCCGTCAGGGCCGACATCCGGGATTCCGCGATAATAAAACGTGACGACTTCATCGAGCGTCTTCAGGGAACCATCGTGCATGTACGGCCCGGTTTCGGCGATGTTCCGCAGACTCGGAGTGCGAAACCGAAAGCGATCTTCCTTCCGACCGGTGATCGCGGCTCGGCCTTCGTCACGAAACGACACTCCCAGTCGGTAGTAGCCGCCATCGCTCAGCAGCGGGCCGTTGTGACATTCGACACAGCCGGCGTCGCCCTGAAACAACGCCAGCCCTTCTTTTGCTTCGGCCGACAACG
Above is a genomic segment from Planctomycetaceae bacterium containing:
- a CDS encoding tetratricopeptide repeat protein, translating into MTTSSQTPGTAPSGDAPSPTPGGGGGLRPWMTGLGAIVVVAIAAVVFTQQAPEPRRTDREAADTGVDRNTAAPESDLPFIDRNPGYRGIQSCVPCHQERVAEFQQTNHFRTCRIPRVEDMPPAFSDSGIQFSARFPDTRFRLQQIGEEFFQTTIHDTANGEQSLLTRIDLVYGAGQTDDIYLAWDDDDRMHELPIAWLWPFGRLGASHFLHENGTGDYSRAMTVRCLECHSTWVQYEPGTVNLYRRSTALVGVTCENCHGPADKHIAWHESHPNSEIAEAIILPSALDRERRIEVCTHCHSNAVTHRQPPFSWQPGEPLDEYYRTQIISNPEDDHVANQIPHLRQSACFINSPEMTCITCHDPHHRQPAGRSKSESCMQCHELHDCGEQARLPADIAGNCVDCHMARRIKINVKFDMGDDNFVPATSRSRHDITIDPVARDETLLKWHRANSDRDGESAEVAELTGRLLQHWRAQAEAHETDDRFLAAIADVREAIVVRDSPELQQELKRLVEIQTKLYDDWGLALHLIVNNRLDEALAALDKILAVRPNDAEAHSKAGTIYAIRGQVEQATRHLQAATENDPNNAEGFGVQGRLAWIGGRFQEAFDFWKLAEEIEPFNAQIQFDLGLALLRLNRPSEALEYVRRASSIDPTRDDIRDALNQMEIRSGDSPQTE